The following proteins are encoded in a genomic region of Sparus aurata chromosome 11, fSpaAur1.1, whole genome shotgun sequence:
- the ccn1 gene encoding CCN family member 1 — translation MLMLTVVVTFLGSLNLVLSSSSSSCPSVCAECPQEMPKCAPGVSVALDGCGCCKVCARQLNEDCSLTEPCDHTKGLECNFGASFAAATTRGICRAKSEGRPCEYNSRIYQNGESFQPNCKHQCTCIDGAVGCVPLCPQELSLPNLGCANPRLVKVAGQCCEEWVCDDGKQTDILEKIFGKDVLTDELERDLTNRNELITIVKGGLKSLAAFRAQPEVHMFDSQKCIVQTTPWSQCSKSCGTGISTRVTNNNSECKLVKETRICEVRPCTQSPYSSLKKGKKCSRTKKSSQPVRFTYAGCSSLKKYRPKYCGACVDGRCCSPHDTRTIRVKFRCEDGETFNKNIMMIESCKCTYNCPHANEASYPFYRLSNDIHKFRD, via the exons ATGCTGATGCTTACTGTTGTCGTTACCTTCCTTGGGAGCCTTAACTTG gtcctctcctcctcctcctcctcctgcccctcCGTGTGTGCGGAGTGTCCGCAGGAGATGCCCAAGTGCGCACCCGGCGTGAGCGTCGCCCTGGACGGCTGCGGCTGCTGCAAAGTTTGCGCCAGGCAGCTGAACGAGGACTGCAGCCTGACCGAGCCTTGTGACCACACTAAAGGGCTGGAGTGTAACTTTGGGGCCAGCTTTGCCGCTGCTACTACTCGTGGCATCTGCCGAG CCAAGTCAGAGGGCAGACCCTGCGAGTACAACAGCAGGATCTACCAGAACGGAGAGAGCTTCCAGCCCAACTGTAAACACCAGTGCACATGCATCGACGGGGCGGTGGGATGCGTCCCGCTGTGCCCCCAGGAGCTCTCCCTGCCCAACCTGGGCTGTGCCAACCCCAGACTGGTCAAGGTGGCGGGCCAGTGCTGCGAAGAGTGGGTGTGCGATGATGGCAAGCAGACAGACATCCTGGAGAAGATCTTTGGCAAAGACGTGCTGACCGACGAGCTGGAAAGAGACCTCACCAACAGGAACGAGCTCATCACTATCGTCAAGGGAGGACTCAAGTCCCTAGCTG CATTCAGAGCGCAGCCTGAGGTCCACATGTTTGACAGCCAGAAGTGCATCGTCCAAACCACGCCCTGGTCCCAGTGCTCCAAGAGCTGTGGAACAGGCATCTCCACCAGagtcaccaacaacaacagcgagTGCAAGCTGGTCAAAGAGACGCGAATCTGTGAAGTGCGGCCATGCACCCAGTCACCTTACTCCAGTCTGAAG AAGGGAAAGAAGTGCAGCAGAACCAAGAAGTCCAGCCAGCCGGTGAGGTTCACCTACGCCGGCTGCTCCAGCCTGAAGAAGTACAGGCCCAAGTACTGCGGCGCCTGCGTGGACGGCCGCTGCTGCAGCCCCCACGACACCAGAACCATCCGCGTCAAGTTCCGCTGCGAGGACGGCGAGACCTTCAACAAGAACATCATGATGATCGAGTCCTGCAAGTGCACCTACAACTGTCCCCATGCCAACGAAGCCTCCTACCCCTTCTACCGCCTCTCCAACGACATCCACAAGTTCAGAGACTGA